The Terracoccus luteus genome includes a region encoding these proteins:
- a CDS encoding GtrA family protein, with the protein MTHAPAPVGRRALPAQLGRFAVIGAGSTALHLALFAALLQGGVTTMVANGIALVVATVANTAANRAWTFGISGRRRLGVHHGQALVVFAITWTATTLALAVLARLQPDAGTTTQTVVVAVANVLSTAARFVAMRRWIFTDRGPAA; encoded by the coding sequence GTGACCCACGCCCCGGCCCCGGTCGGCCGTCGTGCACTGCCGGCCCAGCTCGGCCGCTTCGCGGTCATCGGGGCCGGGTCGACCGCCCTGCACCTGGCGCTGTTCGCGGCGCTGCTGCAGGGCGGTGTGACGACGATGGTCGCCAACGGGATCGCGCTGGTGGTCGCCACCGTCGCGAACACCGCTGCGAACCGGGCGTGGACGTTCGGCATCTCCGGTCGCCGACGGCTGGGCGTGCACCACGGGCAGGCCCTGGTCGTCTTCGCCATCACGTGGACGGCGACGACGCTCGCCCTCGCCGTGCTCGCCCGGCTGCAGCCCGACGCCGGTACGACGACCCAGACCGTGGTGGTGGCCGTCGCCAACGTGTTGTCGACGGCGGCCCGGTTCGTCGCCATGCGGCGCTGGATCTTCACGGACCGCGGGCCGGCTGCCTGA
- a CDS encoding class I SAM-dependent methyltransferase, producing MSDVGLPTTSPAGVRLAYDVVAADYARHLPDLRAESALDRAAIDDFADRVSETSTPTVLDAGCGTGRVARVLGARGLRVVGVDLSPGMLREATAGDREIACAAASLTHLPLADGSVDGVLLWYSLIHLNPDLVPVAVGEAARVLRPGGHVLVGFQAGVGSRDVAPSYRRLGHEVTLVRHLLNVDSVVDELARAGLVEEARVVRRAQGTERDDQAMVLARSDADSSAP from the coding sequence ATGAGCGACGTCGGCCTGCCCACCACCTCGCCGGCCGGAGTCCGCCTCGCGTACGACGTCGTGGCCGCCGACTACGCCCGGCACCTGCCCGACCTGCGGGCGGAGTCCGCCCTCGACCGTGCCGCCATCGACGACTTCGCGGACCGTGTGTCCGAGACCTCCACACCGACCGTCCTCGACGCCGGCTGCGGGACCGGGCGGGTGGCCCGCGTGCTCGGGGCCCGCGGCCTCCGGGTGGTCGGCGTCGACCTGTCGCCGGGGATGCTGCGCGAGGCGACGGCGGGAGATCGCGAGATCGCCTGTGCCGCGGCGTCGTTGACCCACCTACCGCTCGCTGACGGGTCGGTCGACGGCGTCCTGCTCTGGTACTCCCTCATCCACCTCAACCCCGACCTCGTGCCGGTCGCGGTCGGGGAGGCGGCCCGGGTGCTGCGGCCCGGCGGGCACGTCCTCGTCGGCTTCCAGGCCGGGGTGGGCTCCCGCGACGTCGCCCCCTCCTACCGTCGGCTCGGGCACGAGGTGACCCTCGTGCGCCACCTGCTCAACGTCGACTCCGTCGTGGACGAGCTCGCCCGGGCGGGCCTCGTCGAGGAGGCCCGCGTGGTCAGACGAGCGCAGGGCACCGAGCGCGACGACCAGGCGATGGTGCTGGCGCGGTCCGACGCCGACTCGTCCGCACCCTAG
- a CDS encoding MBL fold metallo-hydrolase, producing MTTRPEATAPTPDAAGTTSDGGASLVRTVTMRAGGVLPPLRRMGADAESINRRVSGSPNYRDGRFRSPEPTRRPTSASLPRIAAAAWQQRGRGKPVADVPVVPAAPPAVPGVLAVTWYGHATTLVELDGRRFLLDPVFGHRASPVSLAGPERLHPTPGSIAGIPTLDAVVISHDHYDHLDEPSVAELERTHRPHYVVPIGVDQHLLAWGVPADRVTALDWWEHTEVAGIRLTCTPARHNSGRGFVESQTLWAGWAMRGPGHAVYFAGDSGESACFGEIGERVGPFDLTIVPVGAYDEFWHDIHMNPPEAVAAHVAVNTTAEGEDAASRSVMLPVHWATFNLARHWWSEPVRWLRRVAPAAGVPVVYPLVGARVDLDVDDVTDAVSPHQADWWAACAAPDDRD from the coding sequence ATGACCACTCGTCCCGAGGCCACCGCCCCGACGCCGGACGCCGCCGGCACCACCTCGGACGGCGGCGCGAGCCTCGTCCGCACGGTCACGATGCGCGCCGGCGGTGTGCTGCCTCCTCTGCGTCGCATGGGGGCCGACGCCGAGTCGATCAACCGGAGGGTGTCGGGCTCCCCGAACTACCGCGACGGTCGGTTCCGGTCACCCGAACCGACGCGCCGACCCACGTCGGCCTCCCTGCCGCGCATCGCCGCCGCGGCTTGGCAGCAGCGCGGCCGCGGCAAGCCCGTCGCCGACGTCCCCGTCGTGCCGGCCGCGCCGCCCGCCGTGCCGGGAGTCCTCGCCGTCACCTGGTACGGCCACGCGACGACGCTCGTCGAGCTCGACGGCCGCCGCTTCCTGCTCGACCCGGTCTTCGGCCACCGTGCCTCCCCCGTGTCGCTCGCCGGCCCCGAGCGCCTGCACCCGACCCCGGGGTCCATCGCGGGCATCCCCACCCTCGACGCGGTCGTCATCTCGCACGACCACTACGACCACCTCGACGAGCCGTCGGTCGCCGAGCTCGAGCGCACCCACCGGCCGCACTACGTCGTGCCGATCGGGGTCGACCAGCACCTGCTGGCGTGGGGGGTGCCCGCCGACCGGGTCACCGCCCTCGACTGGTGGGAGCACACCGAGGTGGCCGGCATCCGACTGACGTGCACCCCCGCCCGGCACAACTCCGGACGCGGCTTCGTCGAGAGCCAGACGCTGTGGGCGGGGTGGGCGATGCGTGGGCCGGGGCACGCGGTCTACTTCGCCGGCGACAGCGGCGAGTCGGCGTGCTTCGGCGAGATCGGCGAGCGGGTGGGCCCGTTCGACCTCACCATCGTCCCGGTCGGGGCCTACGACGAGTTCTGGCACGACATCCACATGAACCCACCCGAGGCGGTGGCCGCCCACGTCGCCGTCAACACGACAGCCGAGGGCGAGGATGCCGCGTCACGCTCGGTCATGCTCCCCGTCCACTGGGCGACCTTCAACCTCGCCCGGCACTGGTGGTCCGAGCCGGTGCGCTGGCTCCGTCGGGTCGCGCCCGCCGCCGGGGTCCCCGTCGTCTACCCGCTCGTCGGGGCGCGGGTCGACCTCGACGTCGACGACGTGACGGATGCCGTGTCGCCCCATCAGGCGGACTGGTGGGCGGCTTGCGCCGCCCCCGACGACCGCGACTGA
- a CDS encoding DUF4097 family beta strand repeat-containing protein — MTDIEKRFETPGAATLTVEVQQGDVTLTAGDRTDTVVRLVPHGRNGEEIAERYTVEAHGSDVTVTAPKGRDGLFSGLGWRGHVDVVVELPTGSRVDARTGSGDVSAHGLLGDVRAHTGSGDLSLQDLDSADLKSGSGDVVARAVAGGVSAKTGSGDITLESAGGHVDLVSGSGDLMLRRAEATARLKTGSGDVVVGSSAGDLDVMTGTGDVKLEGVHGGEIRAKTGTGDVAIFVAAGVAAYLDLNTVTGDVDVHLDETDGPDGSESQASLAVQSGSGDVLVSRARVRVS; from the coding sequence ATGACCGACATCGAGAAGCGCTTCGAGACCCCCGGCGCCGCGACGCTCACCGTCGAGGTGCAGCAGGGGGACGTCACGCTCACGGCGGGCGACCGCACCGACACCGTCGTACGACTGGTCCCCCACGGCCGCAACGGCGAGGAGATCGCCGAGCGGTACACCGTCGAGGCGCACGGCAGCGACGTCACCGTGACGGCGCCCAAGGGCCGCGACGGTCTCTTCTCCGGGCTCGGCTGGCGCGGGCACGTCGACGTCGTCGTCGAGCTGCCCACCGGCAGCCGGGTCGACGCTCGCACCGGGTCGGGGGACGTCAGCGCCCACGGGCTGCTCGGTGACGTCCGGGCGCACACCGGTTCGGGCGACCTCTCGCTGCAAGACCTCGACTCCGCCGACCTCAAGTCAGGCTCGGGCGACGTCGTGGCCCGGGCGGTGGCGGGCGGCGTCTCCGCGAAGACCGGCTCCGGAGACATCACCCTCGAGTCGGCCGGGGGCCACGTCGACCTCGTGTCGGGCAGCGGCGACCTCATGCTCCGCCGGGCGGAGGCGACGGCGCGGCTCAAGACCGGCTCGGGCGACGTGGTCGTCGGGTCGTCGGCGGGGGACCTCGACGTCATGACCGGCACCGGCGACGTCAAGCTCGAGGGCGTGCACGGGGGCGAGATCCGTGCCAAGACCGGCACCGGTGACGTCGCGATCTTCGTCGCGGCGGGCGTCGCGGCCTACCTCGACCTCAACACGGTCACCGGCGACGTCGACGTGCACCTCGACGAGACCGACGGCCCCGACGGCTCGGAGTCGCAGGCGAGCCTGGCCGTGCAGTCGGGCAGCGGCGACGTGCTCGTCAGCCGGGCCCGGGTGAGGGTGTCGTGA
- a CDS encoding phosphatase PAP2 family protein: MTETTPTRGPSRPDDRIGERDLTHWHTRFGRWLVTVATRLVEAVPPRVSRRLGRAAAWSLAHLAFVVFTVVSLVLITLLVQGAQEVYEGVVGSDGLTVVDRPVLDAMVSVRNPTLDTVVTAYTDVGGPVGMPLLATAAVLVIALRRRRWTPLVVALIAAAGSVLMTVVGKDLIGRARPPASLAVPPLEVSPSFPSGHTLNATVLTTVVVYLVLIETTARWQRTLSVTLGLLFVVTMGLSRVYLGHHWLTDVVAGWAIGLAWALAVITAHRLWLTLREHRGGAEPHHVDGGPAARAGHGS, from the coding sequence ATGACCGAAACGACCCCGACGCGCGGGCCGTCCCGACCCGACGACCGCATCGGCGAGCGCGACCTGACGCACTGGCACACCCGGTTCGGGCGGTGGCTCGTGACGGTCGCCACCCGGCTCGTCGAGGCCGTGCCGCCCCGGGTCAGTCGTCGGCTCGGTCGCGCGGCGGCGTGGTCGCTCGCCCATCTCGCCTTCGTCGTCTTCACCGTCGTCTCGCTCGTGCTCATCACCCTCCTCGTGCAGGGCGCCCAGGAGGTCTACGAGGGCGTCGTCGGCAGCGACGGCCTCACCGTCGTCGACCGGCCGGTGCTCGACGCGATGGTGTCCGTGCGCAACCCGACCCTCGACACCGTGGTCACCGCCTACACCGACGTCGGCGGCCCGGTCGGCATGCCGCTGCTCGCCACCGCCGCGGTGCTGGTCATCGCCCTGCGCCGCCGACGCTGGACCCCGCTCGTCGTCGCGCTCATCGCCGCCGCCGGCTCGGTGCTCATGACCGTCGTGGGCAAGGACCTCATCGGGCGCGCCCGCCCGCCGGCCTCACTCGCCGTGCCGCCGCTCGAGGTCTCGCCCTCGTTCCCGAGTGGCCACACCCTCAACGCGACGGTGCTCACGACCGTCGTCGTCTACCTCGTCCTCATCGAGACGACCGCCCGCTGGCAGCGGACGCTCAGCGTGACGCTCGGCCTGCTCTTCGTCGTCACGATGGGCCTCAGCCGGGTCTACCTCGGCCACCACTGGCTCACCGACGTCGTCGCCGGCTGGGCCATCGGCCTCGCGTGGGCGCTCGCCGTCATCACGGCGCACCGGCTGTGGCTCACCCTCCGCGAGCACCGCGGTGGCGCCGAACCCCACCATGTCGACGGGGGACCCGCAGCGAGGGCCGGCCATGGTTCCTGA
- a CDS encoding FAD-dependent oxidoreductase, translating to MTAAMPAIILVAPEHPDELAGEFGRYARDYEILQAGSTDEAEQVAADVASRGGQVAMFVAESRLPDANVLAAFGRWRSVVPTARRLIAAHWSVFLTDAPNLRTGLAKGKYDAYLLMPRGVRDEEFHTAVCELLSDWGSTVATPEVTSVRLVAPASDALTLSVRDFLDRMGMPNRVFAPDSEVGRDIVAHLEPADGEPAYPVVEAMDGVPVRVTSVREVAHRIYGQPTDIEVDAVVDVAIVGAGPAGLAAAVYSSSEGLSTVVLESEAVGGQAGTSSMIRNYLGFPRGVSGMRLAQRARNQAIRFGTRFFTGWSVTGLEPGVDGEPHTLLTDGGHVRARSVVVATGVTYRKLRVPAVEALVGLGVFYGSAMTAARETEGYDVVVVGGGNSAGQAAIHLARFARSVTILVRRDTVEATMSSYLVGEIAYNPRITVQTCSEVVDAGGDGRLEWVAVRDTRTGTTERRTCGGLFLLLGAEPHCEWLPEEVIRDGRGFVLTGRDVPAEHWSGALPPESLATTVPGVFAAGDIRAGSMKRVAAASGEGASVVPLVHGWLDPGD from the coding sequence GTGACAGCAGCGATGCCCGCGATCATCCTCGTGGCTCCGGAGCACCCCGACGAGCTGGCCGGCGAGTTCGGCCGGTACGCCCGCGACTACGAGATCCTGCAGGCGGGCAGCACCGACGAGGCCGAGCAGGTCGCCGCCGACGTCGCCTCGCGCGGCGGCCAGGTGGCGATGTTCGTCGCCGAGTCGCGCCTGCCCGACGCGAACGTCCTCGCCGCCTTCGGCCGGTGGCGGTCCGTCGTGCCGACGGCCCGGCGCCTCATCGCCGCCCACTGGTCGGTCTTCCTCACCGACGCACCGAACCTGCGGACGGGGCTGGCCAAGGGCAAGTACGACGCCTATCTGCTGATGCCCCGCGGCGTGCGCGACGAGGAGTTCCACACCGCGGTCTGCGAGCTGCTGTCCGACTGGGGCTCGACGGTGGCGACGCCCGAGGTCACGAGCGTGCGGCTGGTCGCCCCGGCATCCGACGCCCTCACCCTGTCCGTACGCGACTTCCTCGACCGCATGGGGATGCCCAACCGCGTCTTCGCCCCCGACAGCGAGGTCGGCCGCGACATCGTCGCGCACCTCGAGCCCGCCGACGGCGAGCCGGCGTACCCCGTGGTCGAGGCGATGGACGGCGTGCCCGTCAGGGTGACGAGCGTGCGCGAGGTCGCCCACCGCATCTACGGCCAGCCCACCGACATCGAGGTGGATGCCGTCGTCGACGTCGCTATCGTCGGCGCGGGCCCCGCGGGGCTGGCCGCCGCCGTCTACTCGAGCTCGGAGGGCCTGTCCACCGTCGTGCTCGAGTCGGAGGCCGTCGGCGGGCAGGCCGGGACGTCGTCGATGATCCGCAACTACCTCGGCTTCCCCCGCGGGGTGTCGGGGATGCGGCTCGCGCAGCGGGCGCGCAACCAGGCCATCCGCTTCGGCACCCGCTTCTTCACCGGGTGGTCGGTCACCGGCCTCGAGCCCGGTGTCGACGGCGAGCCGCACACGCTGCTCACCGACGGCGGCCACGTGCGGGCGCGCTCGGTCGTCGTCGCCACCGGCGTGACCTACCGCAAGCTGCGGGTGCCCGCCGTCGAGGCCCTCGTCGGGCTCGGCGTCTTCTACGGCAGCGCGATGACGGCGGCCCGCGAGACCGAGGGCTACGACGTGGTCGTCGTCGGCGGGGGCAACTCGGCGGGGCAGGCCGCGATCCACCTCGCCCGCTTCGCCCGGTCGGTCACCATCCTCGTGCGGCGCGACACGGTCGAGGCGACGATGTCGAGCTACCTCGTCGGCGAGATCGCCTACAACCCGCGCATCACCGTCCAGACCTGCTCCGAGGTCGTCGACGCGGGCGGTGACGGCCGGCTGGAGTGGGTCGCGGTGCGCGACACCCGCACCGGGACCACCGAGCGACGCACGTGCGGTGGGCTGTTCCTGCTGCTCGGCGCCGAGCCGCACTGCGAGTGGCTGCCCGAGGAGGTGATCCGCGACGGGCGCGGCTTCGTGCTCACCGGCCGCGACGTCCCGGCGGAGCACTGGTCCGGGGCCCTGCCGCCCGAGAGCCTGGCCACCACGGTGCCGGGTGTCTTCGCGGCGGGCGACATCCGCGCGGGCTCGATGAAGCGCGTCGCCGCCGCGAGCGGTGAGGGCGCCTCGGTCGTGCCGCTCGTGCACGGCTGGCTCGACCCCGGCGACTGA